The following proteins come from a genomic window of Amaranthus tricolor cultivar Red isolate AtriRed21 chromosome 14, ASM2621246v1, whole genome shotgun sequence:
- the LOC130800112 gene encoding uncharacterized protein LOC130800112 translates to MAGQAPERTLRQYTQPKASNVTAGIRMPTTNAGNFDIKSHVMNMITGNQFYGLDNEEPIDHLQKFLQACSLQKITGMTDNELYLYLFRFSLEGKAQRWYNSLPNTITTWAQLSDAFLVKYYPGYKTHDYRVKLYSFSQDAGKTFHDAWERFKDYQYMCPHHGIEKEFLMQSFYNGLDNETKRMVDGAAGGSFMNKQTSEAISLLDTLAENQWNSSSRRAAQAPRKGKHEVETYSLLSSQISALNAKIDGMRTNANTSMPVNAMATSSQGGVACDYCGMHGHSLMECSVNPNGAMGVPEQVNAFQALPPFNNNSYYPGIRNHPNLSYRSNNVLNPQQQHCA, encoded by the coding sequence ATGGCAGGTCAGGCTCCCGAGAGAACTCTTAGGCAGTATACACAGCCCAAGGCTAGCAATGTTACCGCGGGGATTAGGATGCCGACTACTAATGCTGGAAACTTTGACATCAAATCCCATGTTATGAATATGATCACGGGAAATCAGTTCTATGGTCTTGACAATGAAGAACCCATCGATCATCTGCAGAAATTCCTTCAAGCATGTTCTCTACAAAAGATTACTGGGATGACTGACAATGAGCTCTACTTGTACCTCTTTCGTTTCTCTTTGGAAGGCAAGGCTCAACGTTGGTATAACTCTCTTCCCAACACCATTACTACTTGGGCGCAACTGTCTGATGCTTTTCTAGTGAAGTATTATCCCGGTTATAAGACTCATGACTACAGAGTTAAGCTCTATAGTTTCTCACAAGATGCGGGGAAGACTTTTCATGATGCGTGGGAGAGATTCAAAGATTACCAATATATGTGCCCTCATCACGGTATTGAGAAGGAATTTCTTATGCAATCTTTTTATAATGGTCTTGATAATGAGACTAAGAGGATGGTAGATGGTGCGGCTGGCGGCtctttcatgaacaaacaaacttCTGAGGCTATTTCACTCTTGGATACTCTTGCTGAAAATCAATGGAATAGCTCATCTAGGCGCGCAGCTCAAGCACCAAGGAAGGGGAAGCATGAAGTTGAAACTTATTCCCTTCTATCATCACAAATCTCAGCTTTGAATGCGAAAATCGATGGGATGCGCACGAATGCTAATACATCTATGCCCGTCAATGCTATGGCTACCTCTAGCCAAGGTGGAGTTGCTTGTGATTATTGCGGTATGCATGGTCATTCTCTAATGGAGTGTTCTGTTAATCCCAATGGAGCTATGGGAGTGCCAGAGCAAGTCAATGCTTTTCAAGCTCTCCCTCCTTTCAACAACAATAGCTACTATCCTGGAATTCGGAATCATCCTAACTTGTCATATCGCAGCAACAATGTGTTAAATCCTCAACAACAACACTGTGCATGA
- the LOC130800199 gene encoding uncharacterized protein LOC130800199 yields MKYVLVTGGVVSGLGKGVTASSIGVLLKACGLRVTAIKIDPYLNTDAGTMSPFEHGEVFVLDDGGEVDLDLGNYERFLDIKLTRDNNITTGKIYQSVIDKERRGDYLGKTVQVVPHITDEIQDWIERVAHIPVDGQEGPPDVCVIELGGTIGDIESMPFIEALGRFSYRVGSGNFCLIHVSLVPVLNVVGEQKTKPTQHSVRGLRGLGLTPDILACRSTMPLDENVKAKLSQFCHVPNENIITLFDVPNIWHIPLLLRDQKAHEAILKVFDLYGVGKEPVLDEWTQRAGLCSKLHIPVRIAMVGKYTGLSDSYLSVLKALLHASVACHRKLVVDWVPASDLEDSTKEENPECYKSAWNLLKGANGVLVPGGFGDRGVEGKILAAKYARENKIPYLGICLGMQIAVIEFARSVLGIQTANSTEFDSETQKTKDPFVIFMPEGSKTHMGGTMRLGSRRTFFQAKDCKSAKLYGNANFVDERHRHRYEVNPDKIAQLESFGMLFTGKDECGQRMEIIELHDHPFYVGAQFHPEFKSRPGSPSPLFVGLIAAATGQLDLFLENPNLVHLMLQRETPKCSPRPTIPPPVKPKDLVNGFHDKLHEKFDNGSVNRTSKEHATDGVLKNGIHPVNTKRVANGTHQKHVNGSTNDIYPEHSNGIVPSHVNGLKNSKFPEYNHSSLGGICKDHDNGLLNGVMHSDRRNGYLNGICSNGNGLLY; encoded by the exons ATGAAGTATGTTTTAGTAACTGGTGGTGTTGTAAGTGGACTCGGAAAAGGTGTTACTGCTAGTAGTATTGGTGTACTTCTTAAAGCATGTGGTCTTCGTGTTACTGCTATTAAAATAG ATCCTTATTTGAATACAGATGCAGGAACTATGTCACCATTTGAGCATGGTGAAGTATTTGTTTTAGATGATGGAGGAGAG GTGGACCTAGATCTTGGTAATTATGAGAGGTTCTTAGACATCAAGCTGACGCGCGATAATAATATTACAACCGGGAAAATATACCAG TCTGTCATTGATAAGGAGAGAAGGGGAGATTATTTGGGTAAAACTGTTCAG GTCGTTCCACATATTACTGACGAAATTCAAGATTGGATAGAACGTGTTGCACATATACCAGTGGATGGACAAGAGGGCCCTCCTGATGTTTGTGTGATTGAATTGGGTGGAACTATCG GGGATATTGAGTCTATGCCGTTTATTGAGGCTCTTGGACGATTTTCATATCGTGTCG GTTCCGGTAACTTTTGCCTTATTCATGTCAGTTTGGTACCAGTGCTTAATGTTGTTGGGGAACAG AAGACAAAGCCAACCCAGCACAGTGTTCGGGGACTGCGAGGCCTGGGTTTAACACCAGATATTTTGGCTTGTCGCAGCACAATG CCTCTAGATGAAAATGTGAAGGCAAAGCTCTCACAATTTTGCCATGTTCCG AATGAGAATATCATAACTCTGTTTGACGTCCCCAACATTTGGCATATACCTTTGCTTCTTCGA GATCAGAAGGCTCACGAAGCTATATTAAAAGTTTTCGATCTTTATGG TGTTGGAAAGGAGCCTGTACTAGATGAATGGACTCAGAGAGCTGGACTCTGTAGCAAGTTGCACATTCCT GTGAGGATAGCCATGGTCGGAAAGTACACCGGACTTTCAGATTCTTATCTCTCTGTGCTGAAG GCTCTCTTGCATGCATCGGTTGCTTGCCATCGTAAACTTGTTGTGGACTGGGTTCCAGCTAGTGACCTTGAAGATTCAACCAAAGAGGAG AACCCTGAGTGTTACAAATCTGCTTGGAATTTACTCAAG GGTGCAAATGGGGTACTTGTTCCCGGAGGATTTGGTGACCGAGGTGTTGAAGGGAAAATTCTCGCAGCAAAGTATGCTAGAGAAAATAAAATTCCATATCTCGGAATTTGTCTGGGAATGCAGATTGCTGTCATTGAGTTTGCTCGTTCAGTTCTTGGAATACAAACTGCAAACAGCACAGAATTTGATTCAGAAACTCAAAAAACCAAGGACCCATTTGTTATATTCATGCCGGAG GGATCTAAAACTCATATGGGAGGCACTATGCGGCTTGGTTCAAGGAGAACATTCTTCCAAGCGAAGGATTGCAAGAGTGCAAAACT ATACGGCAATGCAAACTTTGTCGATGAGAGACACCGGCATAGATACGAG GTGAACCCTGATAAGATTGCTCAGCTGGAGAGTTTTGGCATGTTGTTCACGGGAAAAGATGAATGTGGCCAGCGAATGGAG ATCATTGAGTTGCATGATCATCCCTTCTATGTTGGCGCTCAATTCCACCCTGAATTTAAGTCGAGACCCGGAAGTCCTTCCCCGTTATTTGTTG GTCTCATAGCTGCAGCAACAGGACAGTTAGATCTTTTTCTAGAAAATCCGAATCTTGTACATCTTATGCTGCAAAGAGAAACGCCCAAGTGCAGCCCACGGCCAACGATACCTCCACCCGTTAAGCCCAAAGATCTTGTTAACGGTTTTCACGATAAATTACACGAAAAGTTTGACAATGGTTCGGTGAACCGCACAAGTAAGGAGCATGCTACTGACGGTGTATTGAAAAATGGCATTCATCCAGTAAATACTAAAAGAGTGGCAAATGGAACTCATCAAAAGCATGTTAATGGGTCTACAAACGACATTTATCCCGAACATTCAAATGGTATTGTTCCGTCACATGTTAATGGTTTAAAGAATAGTAAGTTTCCGGAATATAATCATAGCTCTCTGGGTGGCATTTGCAAGGACCACGATAATGGATTGTTGAACGGAGTAATGCATAGTGATCGTAGAAACGGTTATCTGAATGGCATCTGCAGCAACGGTAATGGTCTTCTCTACTGA
- the LOC130800113 gene encoding uncharacterized protein LOC130800113 produces the protein ILIPIDHRELHFVFPASSLTVTLVRPSGVNLPQPATISILYLCRRFQFQDSKTSQKANAGPLTNFEVLDLLRSRGAAKDTTRAMSLITPSEFKVYDYLVESAAYNQTRESINTFLEKSKDYQLPNAELINIINIRPTSAVEIASIIEQPEERNLEEQLDNIAEMIMEVLPPPLNEQNSNEEAAADGDAEMPAEDGAAELPTENGDAEMPTEDGDAEKEADTS, from the exons ATCTTGATTCCAATCGACCATCGGGAGTTACATTTTGTGTTTCCAG CTTCATCCCTCACCGTCACTCTCGTCAGGCCGTCAGGCGTCAATTTGCCGCAGCCAGCCACCAT TTCTATTTTGTACCTGTGCAGAAGATTTCAGTTTCAGGATTCGAAAACAAG TCAAAAGGCTAATGCTGGCCCTCttactaattttgaagtgctcGACTTGCTACGATCTAGAGGGGCTGCAAAGGACACTACTCGAGCTATGTCTTTGATAACCCCATCTGAATTCAAG GTTTATGATTATTTGGTTGAGAGTGCTGCATACAATCAGACCAGAGAAAGTATCAATACTTTTCTAGAGAAATCTAAAGATTACCAATTACCAAATGCTGAGTTAATAAACATCATCAACATTCGACCCACTTCTGCCGTTGAAATAGCTTCG ATCATAGAACAGCCTGAAGAGCGCAATCTGGAAGAGCAGTTGGACAATATCGCGGAGATGATAATGGAGGTGCTTCCACCGCCGTTAAATGAGCAGAACTCTAACGAGGAAGCTGCCGCGGATGGTGATGCCGAAATGCCTGCCGAGGATGGTGCTGCAGAACTGCCTACCGAAAATGGTGATGCAGAAATGCCTACCGAAGATGGTGATGCAGAAAAAGAGGCGGACACCAGTTGA
- the LOC130800200 gene encoding cytochrome b561 and DOMON domain-containing protein At3g07570-like, whose protein sequence is MKHVTFFFYAIFILQNTCLIVQAQNTEQCNTIINFNDDVLFDTTAMFCQTVWSNKDYILRYAQAGSELWSFLLSAPNTNSWLGIGFSTTGQMVGSSAMVGWIYQNGTAIVKQYYLQAKDPDEVTPDAGELNVKMNATTVFTRSNRLYLAFQINTSQPRKQLLYAVGQYNRLPAASDGLKLLQHREQDSASLDYTTGQSETRSIPYTTIKRTHGALNMIGWGILIPIGAIAGRYFRQWDPIWFYSHAIIQIFAFVFGLVGFILGLVVEGFINAEITHHKNLGILILILGCLQVMAVLIRPKKGTKPRKYWNWYHHNAGRILIILAISNIFYGIHLGMEGSRWYSTYAVILALMLILAIVLEIRLCRQT, encoded by the exons ATGAAGCATGTAACATTCTTCTTTTACGCCATATTCATCCTACAAAACACATGTTTGATTGTGCAAGCACAAAATACAGAGCAATGCAACACTATAATCAACTTCAATGATGATGTTCTGTTCGACACTACTGCCATGTTTTGCCAAACTGTCTGGTCGAACAAAGATTACATTCTTCGG TATGCACAAGCAGGATCAGAGCTTTGGAGTTTCCTACTGTCAGCCCCAAACACAAACTCATGGCTTGGGATCGGTTTCTCGACCACTGGACAGATGGTTGGGTCTAGTGCGATGGTGGGCTGGATCTATCAAAACGGGACAGCAATTGTCAAGCAGTACTACCTGCAGGCTAAAGACCCGGATGAGGTGACACCTGATGCAGGTGAACTCAATGTAAAGATGAACGCAACCACAGTGTTTACCCGATCAAACCGCCTGTATCTGGCTTTCCAGATCAACACAAGCCAGCCTCGAAAACAGCTGCTCTACGCTGTGGGGCAATACAATCGGTTGCCAGCAGCCTCCGATGGGTTGAAACTGTTACAGCACCGAGAACAAGACAGTGCTTCATTGGACTATACTACAG GGCAAAGCGAAACAAGAAGTATCCCATACACAACCATAAAAAGGACCCATGGTGCCCTAAACATGATAGGATGGGGAATCTTGATCCCTATCGGAGCCATAGCCGGTAGATACTTCAGACAATGGGATCCAATTTGGTTTTACTCTCATGCTATAATCCAGATCTTTGCCTTTGTATTTGGACTAGTTGGCTTCATCTTAGGATTGGTAGTGGAAGGATTCATAAATGCAGAAATAACACACCACAAGAACCTTGGTATCCTTATCCTCATACTTGGTTGTCTTCAG GTAATGGCTGTCTTGATTAGACCAAAAAAAGGAACAAAGCCAAGGAAATACTGGAATTGGTACCACCATAATGCAGGACGGATCTTGATTATTTTGGCAATCTCAAACATATTTTATGGTATACATTTGGGTATGGAGGGCTCCAGATGGTATAGTACCTATGCAGTCATTCTTGCACTCATGCTAATCCTGGCTATTGTCCTGGAAATTAGATTATGTAGACAAACATAA
- the LOC130800202 gene encoding MLO-like protein 1: MSNGEESSEELSLEFTPTWVVAAVCFIIIAISLLVERCLHYGGKYLKKKDQKPLFEALQKVKEELMLLGFISLMLTVLQGAISKICIPEKYVKHMLPCSLKDKESSGLSTTEHLGRFQRLLSEAAGSQAAYCASKHKVPFLSIEGLHHLHIFIFVLAVVHCTFSVLTVVFGGARIRQWKRWEDVVAKENYDTDQALGPAVTHVHEHAFIRDHFVGVGEKSSIIRWMHSFIKQFYGAVTKADYLTLRMGFIMTHCRGNRKFNFHKYMIRALEDDFKKVVGISWYLWIFVIIFLLLNVDGWHTYFWIAFIPFTLLLAVGTKLEHIITELAHEVAEKHVAIEGDLVVNPSDDHFWFNRPQIALFLIHFILFQNAFEIAFFFWIWVQYGFDSCIMGEVRYIIPRLVIGVIIQVLCSYSTLPLYAIVTQMGSSFKKAIFDEHVQAGILGWREKVKKKKGLRGSANGSTTGGTSTEGSNTRIQMAALLQKENGRSDIQHSNT; this comes from the exons ATGTCAAATGGTGAAGAATCTTCTGAAGAATTAAGTTTAGAGTTCACTCCAACATGGGTTGTTGCTGCTGTTTGTTTTATCATCATTGCTATTTCTCTTCTTGTTGAACGTTGTCTTCACTATGGTGGCAAG TATTTGAAGAAGAAAGATCAAAAACCACTTTTTGAGGCGTTGCAGAAAGTTAAAGAag AATTGATGCTGTTGGGATTTATATCCTTAATGCTGACAGTATTACAAGGGGCAATCTCCAAAATTTGTATTCCTGAGAAATATGTCAAGCACATGCTTCCCTGTAGTCTTAAAGATAAAGAGTCGTCTGGTCTATCGACGACTGAGCACCTTGGTAGGTTCCAGCGGCTTCTTTCCGAGGCCGCTGGGTCTCAGGCTGCTTACTGTGCCAGTAAG CATAAGGTTCCCTTTTTATCAATTGAAGGgcttcatcatcttcatatcTTCATCTTTGTTCTAGCGGTTGTTCATTGCACTTTCTCTGTCTTGACCGTTGTTTTCGGAGGAGCAAGA ATAAGACAATGGAAGCGCTGGGAAGATGTTGTTGCTAAGGAAAACTATGATACAGATCAAG CGTTAGGGCCTGCCGTCACCCATGTTCATGAGCATGCTTTCATCCGTGATCATTTTGTGGGTGTTGGTGAAAAATCTTCTATCATACGTTGGATG CATTCCTTCATCAAGCAATTCTATGGAGCAGTTACCAAAGCAGATTACCTTACTTTGCGCATGGGTTTCATCATG ACACATTGCCGTGGAAATCGCAAGTTTAATTTTCACAAGTACATGATTCGTGCTCTGGAAGATGATTTTAAGAAAGTTGTTGGTATAAG TTGGTATCTCTGGATATTTGTGATCATCTTCTTGTTACTAAATGTCGAtg GATGGCATACATATTTTTGGATTGCGTTCATTCCTTTCACC CTTCTACTTGCCGTGGGAACAAAACTTGAACATATAATAACCGAGCTTGCTCATGAAGTTGCGGAAAAACATGTCGCCATCGAAGGAGACTTGGTGGTTAATCCTTCCGATGACCATTTCTGGTTTAATCGGCCTCAGATCGCTCTATTCTTGATTCACTTCATCCTTTTCCAAAATGCGTTTGAGATCGCTTTTTTCTTTTGGATATGG GTGCAATATGGTTTTGACTCTTGTATAATGGGAGAAGTGCGCTATATTATACCTAGACTCGTCATCGG AGTTATCATCCAAGTCCTTTGTAGTTACAGCACTCTACCTCTTTACGCGATTGTTACTCAG ATGGGAAGTAGTTTTAAGAAGGCGATATTCGATGAACATGTACAAGCCGGCATCCTAGGGTGGCGGGAGAAGGTAAAGAAGAAGAAAGGGTTAAGAGGAAGCGCTAACGGATCTACAACTGGTGGGACATCAACCGAGGGTTCTAATACGAGAATTCAGATGGCGGCACTTCTTCAAAAGGAAAACGGCAGGAGTGATATTCAACATAGTAATACTTGA
- the LOC130800203 gene encoding uncharacterized protein LOC130800203, whose amino-acid sequence MELDPKLYENIVVSDSDIHNIVLSYLVHNCFKESVESFVSCTGIKQPTNCLEEIDKRKKILKFALEGNVLEAIELTKELAPELLEENKDLHFDLLSLHFVELVCLRKCTEALEFAQKKLTPFGTVQKYIEKLEDFVALLAYEEPEKSPMFHLLSVEYKQDVADKLNRAILAHAKQSSYSSLERLIQQTTVVRQHLNQEVNKDGLLPFSLKDFIKS is encoded by the exons ATGGAGTTGGATCCAAAGCTTTACGAGAATATC GTCGTAAGTGACAGTGACATCCACAACATTGTGCTGTCATATCTCGTACATAACTGCTTCAAAGAGTCTGTGGAGTCCTTTGTTAGTTGTACAGGGATAAAGCAGCCGACAAATTGTCTCGAAGAGATCGATAAAAGAAAAA aAATCCTCAAGTTTGCCCTGGAAGGCAATGTTCTCGAAGCTATTGAACTTACAAAAGAGCTGGCACCAGAGTTATTGGAGGAAAATAAGGATTTGCACTTTGATCTTTTGAGCCTTCATTTTGTCGAGCTTGTGTGCTTACGAAAATG CACAGAGGCCCTTGAATTTGCTCAGAAGAAACTGACTCCTTTTGGCACAGTCCAGAAGTACATAGAAAAGCTTGAG GATTTTGTGGCTTTGCTTGCTTATGAAGAACCAGAGAAATCACCAATGTTTCATCTCCTTAGCGTAGAGTATAAACAAGATGTTGCAGATAAGTTAAATCGGGCTATACTAG CTCATGCCAAGCAATCGAGTTATTCATCCTTGGAAAGACTCATTCAGCAGACTACAGTTGTCAGACAACACTTGAATCAAGAAGTTAACAAG GATGGTCTTCTTCCATTTTCGTTAAAGGATTTCATCAAgagctaa